The sequence below is a genomic window from Theobroma cacao cultivar B97-61/B2 chromosome 6, Criollo_cocoa_genome_V2, whole genome shotgun sequence.
TATACACAAAATATATCCaattgacaaaaaatattataatgtatTTTCGCGTTAACAGTTATATGATTACGTTATTAAATTatgatcaataaaaaaaatcaaccgttattaaatctcatgatgattaaattttcataaaaattaaagatttatttagATACAAATCACAGTTTACAAgttcatttatttaaatataataaaagacgGTTAAcactaaaaaattcaaacttttatttttattttaaaagaagaaacttaaaaaaggaaaaggaaaatagacGGAATTAACAAGCCAACGACTTTGTCAATAGCGGCCGAATGCGGCACAGTACCAGCAAGACTTTAGATCTTGCCACGTCATTTAATTAGTATTATGATCCGACGTGGCAGcagccaaaaatgaaaaaaatatctctaaacatatcctccaatggAAACCCACTCTTTTTCTTCGTTCCAAAAAATTTGCCCTCTCTCTTACCCATGACAGTTGCGTAAAACATAATAAGTAAGGGAAACCAGAAGCATACAAACGCGTTGACCCATCACGGATCTGCTGCTTTTCTTTTGACCCTTTTCATCCATTCAATTCAATTCAATTCAATTCAATTCCCCCCCCATTCTTTGTAAGTTTCAGTCTTTTGCAttcatctctttcttttctcatcAGATCTTCACGaagttttaatctttttcagtaatttgtttgttttagGATGGATAGTAATTATTCAGCTATACCCAAAGGCTCACACGTAGAATTGCAAATACAAAATGAACCCCAAGATTTTAGATCCCAGAAAAGATTTCTCCTTTCTGATGATGGAAACTGGGTAAATGATCCCAAGGTTCTTCATGATCTTGATGATCTTAacgatgatgttgatgttgaTCTTGGTAGTGATATTGATGATTATGCCCTTGTTTCAAGTACGCCCAATAAAGGCTCTGGTATTTCTGGTGCTGTCTTTAACTTAACTACCTCAATTATTGGCGCTGGAATCATGGCTCTACCTGCTACTATGAAAGTTCTTGGGATTGTTTTAGGGGTTGTTTTGATAATCCTGATGGGAATTTTGTCCGAAATTAGTGTCGAAATGCTGGTTAGGTTTGCGGTTTCCTGTAAGGCTAAATCGTACGGGGAAGTTGTGCAGATTGCAATGGGGAGAACTGCTAGGGTTTTGTCTGAGATATGTATAATTGTCAACAATGCAGGTGTTTTGGtagtttatttgattattatggGTGATGTTATGTCGGGTTCAGTTCGACATCTTGGGGTTTTCGATCAGTGGTTGGGACATGGTTTTTGGGATCATAGGAAGTTGttgattttgattgttttggtGGTTTTTCTTGCACCACTTTGCGTGTTAGATAGAATTGATTCGTTGAGCACCACTTCAGCTGCTTCAGTTGCTCTGGCTGTTATTTTCGTTGTGATTTGCTCTGTTGTTGCATTGATTAAGCTTATTGAGGGGAAGATTGAGGCTCCAAGGATGAGCCCGGATTTTGGGTCAAAAAAGTCAATTTTGGATTTACTAGTGGTTATCCCAATTATGTCGAATGCTTatatttgtcattttaatgTTCAACCTATATATAATGAGCTTGAAGGGCGATCTCCTCAAAAGATGAATCGAGTGGGAAGGATCACGACTGTTCTTTGTGTAGTGGTGTATGCCTCAACGGCTGTATCAGGGTTTCTGCTCTTTGGGAAGGATACTGAAGCTGATGTCTTGACCAATTTTGATAAGGATCTTGGAATTAAATTTAGCACTGTCTTGAATTATATTGTCCGGGTTGGCTACATTCTTCATTTGGTTCTTGTTTTCCCTGTTATCCATTTTTCCCTGCGGCAAACAGTGGATACCTTGGTTTTTGAGGGATCAGCTCCGCTCACAGAGAGTAGGAAAAGGTCTTTGGCATTAACAATAATATTGCTAGTGCTTATTTATTTTGGATCTACTATGATCCCAAACATTTGGACAGCATTCAAATTTACAGGAGCGACAACAGCTGTTTCATTAGGTTTCACATTCCCTGCTCTCATTGCTTTGAAGATAAGTCAGCAAGAAGAGGGTTTGAGCTTGAGCAGaatagaaaaatttttttcatggttaatgtTAATATTGGCTGTAATAGTTAGCATTGCGGGGATAATTGGAAATATTTATACCATCCAAAGTAAATCTGAatgattattttcttaaagAGTTTTGGGCCTGGCTTCCCCATGTGTCAGTGtgataatttttcttgaagtcTTGTAATTGTTATTCTGTTTCTAAGTTGCTCTGCTCTGCTTAACAGACAATCAAATGGTTTCAGATGATGGTTAAAGCCTTTACTGTGATGCATTTCTTGAAGGTGCTATTATGCTAGGAAGTTCACAAAAGGCTTAGAAGGTTCTGATGGGCGTGATCATGCATTGATGTAATGCTTTTATATACTCTTCAGAGCAATAGTGAGTGATAACTTGTCAAATGAAGAGTACTTGGCAGGATACTTCAATGGACTCACATCTCTTGTAAGTTAATTGAAATTTACAGATTGAACAATGCTACAGATTCTTAGATACATGTTTCTTCTTTCACAAAAGTTTTGAGTATAACTGTATGATGTAGGAAAAACACTgcaatcaaattaatttctatCACTCACCTTTTCTATTAGGAGGAAACATTATTGTGCTTCTGGACAAAGCTCTGCTACTTGACTATTGTAATTGTTTTGATACTTGTGCTGCTATGCGGATGCATCTTTTCACATatgaagaataaaatattccttcCTTCGCGAAATTTGAATGTACTTATTAGTTGGAATGGATTTTTCAGCTTCAACTCAATGCAAATTAAATATTGCTGTTTTATACCTATTGTTTTGTAATTATGTCTTGAAATCTACAGttgaaacttgaaaataaaactaaagGCCTTTTTCCTATTTCTGATTAATCAATTTGGGAGTATGCTATATATTCTATTGTAAAATCCCAATATGTATGCTtgtgttttatgtttttttctttgtgtttttgtttaaGATAATGACAAAAAAGAGTGCATGAGTTTCTAACCGTTCATGCCTTTGTTACcattttttaatcaataaaCTTTTTGTGCTAGAAGGAAAGATGGTTAATGCCTCTCTAGTCTATATATTCACTAAAAGAAAACAGCTTCAAGAAAGTTGGGGCCGGCTTTTTTCTcctttggtatttttttttctaattcaaTTCATGATATGAACTTTCAAAGACAACTATCTAATTTGCTGTTCATCTCTCATCTTTGACATATGTTGAAAGGCACAGGTTTCTACTGTTTTGCAAATTGAATCTAAGCTAATATACATAGTATCTACTcagaaacacaaaaaaaagtaAACCCTTGTGGATTTGGTAAAGCAATCCTGATAGCCAATGAGGTCTCAAATTCATAAGATGGGTTGAGGTTGTGGGATGTCCTAAGGTACAAATCTCTTCCTGTGTGTATTAATACATAGTAAATTAATGAGCATTTCAGTATTTGGTATGTGCCCTGATCAGTTTGGAACCATTTGCTTTCTTAAGAGGAAGAACACGAAGGGGCTGAGATTGTACACTTTTTACCATGTTTAGTTGTTTTGATGTGTTTGGGGAAAGCTTCTTTGTTGGTGAAATAGCAGCACAAATTTTTGCATTCTTACACATTAATAGCAGACATGTAGATGAGTTTGAAAGGGATAGAAAGGTAAGATTCCTGTAAAGATGCCACAACATTAATCACTCAGAACCAAACCTATCAAAAAGCTACTGGAAAAAGTAAGTGCTAAATAACTCGCAAAGGAAAGATAGATTTAGTTTTAAGAGGCATTTTCAGGTAAACATCCCAACAGCATCATGAAAATGGCAGGCTGCACATGAGAATTGTTCTTGAATGGAGCTGACCTTTCAGGTTTCCATCCCTTCAGCATCAAGAATTGTTTCATGCTATGGTTCACCTCCCCATTCCTCTTCCACATTTTGTACTCAAAGTGGCAACTCTTCAGAAGAAAACAAAGTCAACATATTGATAATGTAACAGTGCTTGTAGACAGCCATAGGACGACAGAAAAAGTAAGATTGGTACAATAGGTTAACTTCTAGCCTTCAATTGATGGCC
It includes:
- the LOC18595350 gene encoding sodium-coupled neutral amino acid transporter 4, which produces MDSNYSAIPKGSHVELQIQNEPQDFRSQKRFLLSDDGNWVNDPKVLHDLDDLNDDVDVDLGSDIDDYALVSSTPNKGSGISGAVFNLTTSIIGAGIMALPATMKVLGIVLGVVLIILMGILSEISVEMLVRFAVSCKAKSYGEVVQIAMGRTARVLSEICIIVNNAGVLVVYLIIMGDVMSGSVRHLGVFDQWLGHGFWDHRKLLILIVLVVFLAPLCVLDRIDSLSTTSAASVALAVIFVVICSVVALIKLIEGKIEAPRMSPDFGSKKSILDLLVVIPIMSNAYICHFNVQPIYNELEGRSPQKMNRVGRITTVLCVVVYASTAVSGFLLFGKDTEADVLTNFDKDLGIKFSTVLNYIVRVGYILHLVLVFPVIHFSLRQTVDTLVFEGSAPLTESRKRSLALTIILLVLIYFGSTMIPNIWTAFKFTGATTAVSLGFTFPALIALKISQQEEGLSLSRIEKFFSWLMLILAVIVSIAGIIGNIYTIQSKSE